The DNA segment GCGGCTTCCACCTGGGCGCCGTCGTCCTGAACCGGGTGCTGCCGGCGTGGCTGCTGGACGACGGTGCCGCGGCGGCGGCTTCCCGCCTGGCCGAGGACCCGGCCGCCGCGCTGGCCGGCCTGGGGGACGGCGGTGGGGTGGGCGGGGACGCGCAGGTCGCCCGGGTGCTGGCCGAGATCGCCGAGAGCTACCTGAACTTCCAGGTGGTCGCCCAGCGCGAGGCCGAGCAGCGGGCCGAGCTGTCGGTGTCCACCGACGTCGTCGTCTCCGTCCCCTACTTCGACACCGACATCTGCGACCTGCGGGGCCTGCTCCGCCTGGCCGAGAAGGTCTGGGCGTAGATTCCGCGCATGCCCGTGGTGGATCCCGCGATCGAGGCGTACACCGAGGCGCACTCCACGCCGCCCCCGCCGCTGCTGGTGGAGCTGGCCGAAGAGACGTCCCGCTCCCTGCCGTCGCCGGGGATGATGGTGGGCCACGTCGAGGGCCGCTTCCTCGAGCTGCTGGTGTTCGCGACCGGCGCCCGCCGGGTGCTGGAGATCGGCACGTTCAGCGGCTACTCGGCGCTCTCGATGGCGGCCGGGCTCCCACCGGACGGGCGCATCGTCACCTGCGACATCGAGCCCCGCCATGCCGAGGTGGCCCGCCGCTTCGCCGACCGGAGCGGGTACGCCGACCGCATCGAGATCAGGGTGGGCCCCGCCCTCGACACGCTGGAGACGCTCGACGGCCCGTTCGACCTCGTCTTCGTCGACGCCGACAAGGTCAACTACACGAGCTACTACGAGGCGGTGCTGCCCAAGCTGGCCGAGCGCGGGCTGATCGTCGTCGACAACACGCTGTGGAGCGGCCGGGTGCTGGAGGAGGCGGACGACTCCGAGGACACCGTCGCCATCCGTGCCTTCAACGACCGCGTGCGGGCCGACCCCCGCGTGGTGTGCGTCCAGCTGCCGGTGCGCGACGGGGTGACGCTCGTGGCGCGACGCTGACGGGGTGCTCGACTACCACCTCCACCTGTGGCCGCACGGACGGCGGGCCGAGGGGGAGACGGTCGAGCGCCTGGCGGCGTACTGCGAGCGGGCGGGGGCGGCCGGCGTGGCCGAGATCGCCGTCACCGAGCACCTGTTCCGCTTCGCCCAGGCCGACGCCGTGCTGGCCGGCTTCTGGGACGACGACCCGGATCCCGCCCTGCGCCGCACCATGGCCGCGTACTGGGCCGACCACGCCCGCGAGGACCTCGACGCCTACGTCGAGGCGGGCCTGGCGGCCAAGGCGGCCGGGCTCCCCGTCGTCCTCGGCCTCGAGGTCGACCACTACGCCGGGCGCATGGACAAGGTCGCCGCCCTGCTGTCGGGCTACCCCTTCGACGTCCTGCTGGGCTCCGTGCACTGGGTGGGCGCCTGGGGCTTCGACGACTACGACGACCCGGTGGTCGCCGCCGAGTGGGCCCGCCGGGGCACCGAGGAGGCATGGCGGGGCTACACCGGGGCGCTGGAGGAGCTGGCCGCCTCGGGGGTGTGCGACGTGCTCGCCCACCCCGACCTGTGCAAGGTGACGGGCCGCGTCCCCGCCGTGCCCGACGAGTTCTACGACCGCATGGCCGAGGCGGCGGCGGCCAGCGGCATGGCGGCCGAGGTGTCGTCGGCCGGCTGGCGCAAGCCGGTGGGCGAGGCGTACCCGGCGCCCGAGCTGCTCCGCCGCTTCGCCGCCCGCGGCGTCCCGGTCACCACCGCGTCGGACGCCCACGTCCTCCCCGACGTGGCCGACCGCGCCGGCGACCTGCGATCGATGGTGGAGGCCGCCGGGTACTGCGAGCTCACCGCCTTCAGCGGGCGCCGCCCCCGCCCGGTGGCCCTGTGAGGCGCCCGCACCGCCCCCATGCCGGCTCTGGCACCGGGAATCGACACCATGGTGTCGGATCCCGGTGCCAGACGGCGACAGGGGCCCGGTGACCGCGCCGGCGGCCAAGGCGGAGTCGCCGGCCGACGGGGGCCAGGCGCACCTCCAGCGCCTGATGGCCACGTGGGGGATGCTGGCCGACCTCTCCCGCGCCGACCTGGTCCTGTACGTGCCCGCCGCGTCGGGCGACCCCACCCGCTTCGTCGTCCACGGGCAGATGCGCCCGACCACGGGCCAGACGCTCTACCACGACGACCTGGTCGGACGGGTGGTCTCCGAGGCGGAGCGACCCCTCGTCGCCCGGGCGTGGCGGCTGGGCGAGATCGTCGAGGGCGAGGCGGGCGTCGACCGGGGCGAGCGGGCGCGGGTGCAGTGCATCCCGGTGCGCTGGGACGGCGAGCTGGTCGCCGTGCTCACGCGGGAGGCGCCCCTGGCCGTCGGTGGGCGCCGCCCCGGCGAGCTCGAGCGCGTCTACGCCGAGACGTTCGACCGGCTGGCCCGCATGATCGTCACCGGCCACTTCCCGTTCGAGCAGGAGGACGCGCCCACCACCGAGGCGCCGCGCGTCGGCGACGGCGTCCTGTCCCTCGACTCGACGGGCCGAGTCGAGTACGCCTCGCCCAACGCGGTGAACGCCTTGCACCGCATGGGCATCTACTCCAACGCCGAGGGCCTCCGCCTCGACGAGCTGGGCGTGGAGGAGACCGCCATCCAGCAGGCGTTCTTCCGGGCCATCCCCGTCACCGAGGAGATCGGCCGCCACCCCGACATCATCGTCCTGCTGCGCTGCATCCCCCTGCTGGAGTCGGGCGAGGTGTCGGGCGGGCTCGTCCTGCTCCGCGACGTCACCGACCTGCGCCGCCGCGACCAGCTGCTGGTGTCGAAGGACGCCACGATCCGCGAGGTCCACCACCGGGTCAAGAACAACCTCCAGACGATCTCGTCCCTGCTGCGCCTCCAGGCCCGCCGGCTCTCGGCGGGGGAGGGCCGGGACGCCCTGGCCGAGGCCGAGCGGC comes from the Acidimicrobiales bacterium genome and includes:
- a CDS encoding PHP domain-containing protein, which translates into the protein MLDYHLHLWPHGRRAEGETVERLAAYCERAGAAGVAEIAVTEHLFRFAQADAVLAGFWDDDPDPALRRTMAAYWADHAREDLDAYVEAGLAAKAAGLPVVLGLEVDHYAGRMDKVAALLSGYPFDVLLGSVHWVGAWGFDDYDDPVVAAEWARRGTEEAWRGYTGALEELAASGVCDVLAHPDLCKVTGRVPAVPDEFYDRMAEAAAASGMAAEVSSAGWRKPVGEAYPAPELLRRFAARGVPVTTASDAHVLPDVADRAGDLRSMVEAAGYCELTAFSGRRPRPVAL
- a CDS encoding class I SAM-dependent methyltransferase, which translates into the protein MPVVDPAIEAYTEAHSTPPPPLLVELAEETSRSLPSPGMMVGHVEGRFLELLVFATGARRVLEIGTFSGYSALSMAAGLPPDGRIVTCDIEPRHAEVARRFADRSGYADRIEIRVGPALDTLETLDGPFDLVFVDADKVNYTSYYEAVLPKLAERGLIVVDNTLWSGRVLEEADDSEDTVAIRAFNDRVRADPRVVCVQLPVRDGVTLVARR
- a CDS encoding PAS domain-containing sensor histidine kinase: MTAPAAKAESPADGGQAHLQRLMATWGMLADLSRADLVLYVPAASGDPTRFVVHGQMRPTTGQTLYHDDLVGRVVSEAERPLVARAWRLGEIVEGEAGVDRGERARVQCIPVRWDGELVAVLTREAPLAVGGRRPGELERVYAETFDRLARMIVTGHFPFEQEDAPTTEAPRVGDGVLSLDSTGRVEYASPNAVNALHRMGIYSNAEGLRLDELGVEETAIQQAFFRAIPVTEEIGRHPDIIVLLRCIPLLESGEVSGGLVLLRDVTDLRRRDQLLVSKDATIREVHHRVKNNLQTISSLLRLQARRLSAGEGRDALAEAERRIRSIALVHEILSRDPSQQVPFNEILDPLLRMAKEVAVSPGGSVSFTTTGEPGQLPAELATPLAVVVNELLQNAAEHAFPPERFGEGDERRVEVRLRHEGPMLVVEVCDNGRGLPPGFSVEKTDTLGLSIVRNLVTGQLGGSIRMWTDGGTIVELRLPLDQGRPA